The stretch of DNA CGCCGGAATGCGAGACTGGAACTTCTCCATCTGCTCTGGACTGGCCAAGTTCTTCAGCAGGTAGTTCTCCCGCTCGAGCTGGTTGTTCTTCTCCGCCAGCTCCTTGATCTGCTCTTTGAGGATCTCCACCTCCTCGCGCACGGCGTACATCAAGTGGTTCTTGACGAGATCCTGTCGtgacacaggagagagagagagagagatggatcaGTTTAGATGCAAAAACAAGTGGAAAAACAAGTGGAATCTACTATAGACTATAGGCCGATCTGCTTGGTCTGCATATCTCATGCATGTGCCGAAACAAGGATGAGCTATCCCAGGGAAGTTTGCTGTAGGTTCTTCACCTagttgttgtttggtgtttaTTTTGTCCCGTGTTAAGTGTCCCAGAGCAACACAATGGAAATAAGCCATGATGAGCTGTTAATGTATGTAATGACTGCTCTGcagtattgtgtgtttttgaatcaTCAAATAAATGCATTAATTCAGCACATCTACTGTTTTGTCTGTTAATGTGCACGActccctttttcattttctttacagTAAAGTGCACACGATGCAACTTTGACACTAGCGCTGCCattaacgattattttcttaatcgattaatctgacgattattttctcaattgaaTTGAGTTTCGTTCgtcattaaatggtgaaaaatgttgatcgtgtttcccaaaactccaagatgatgttttgtttcatccacacaccaaagatattcagtttactgtcacagaggagcaaagaaaccagaaaatattcacactgaagaagctgaaatcagagatttttgaCCTTTTAtccataaaaactacctgaaccgattaatcaattatcaaaatagttgtcgattaatttagtaattggttactaatcgattaactgttgcagctctattggACAAGGCTGTTTCAACAGTTATGTCAGACAGGACctcattatttaaattttttgtgtCATGTGCCGCCTTCACAATTCATAGAGAGCCGAGTTTGTGCAGAAGTACAGTGGCATTTTGGGAGGAGTGGGTTATGAGTTATTACCAATCTACTAATAACCATCTTTTAGTACGACAAAGGGGTCGTGTAGTAGGTCACAGGTTCAATCAATATGATTTTAAGCATGAGCTCATTGCTAAATActgttttgtgcatttgtagAAATTTGTTTCCAAAGACATACAAGTACTGCACAGTGGAACCTCTATTCATGCAGATGGAACATATCCAgcttttaacaatgaaaagtgctctataaataaaatgtattattattatcatgagtgtgtgtgtgtgtgtgtgtgtgtgtgtgtgtgtgtgtgtgtgtgtgtgtgtgttgtctcagCTTACCATTGCCTGTTCGATCTTGTTGTCGATGGCCACAACGCTAGCACCAGAGGCACTGcaagaaaaaagagcagagagagagagacaccatgAATCAACTGTTCATATCCACGATCAATATCAATAACTCTGCCAACTCGTACGACACGACGCTGCTTCCTGGATTCCCCGCTCCACCACGGTGAAACGCACAAGCTttgcaaaaaacagaaaggggaaaaaacagttcGTCCAGCTGTTTATCTACTTTATTGTctaggttgttgttgttgttgttgttgttgttgttttagtaAGAGTACAAAACTGCACGTTGGTCCGTTAGAGCCTTTGCCTCAGAGACGTTCAAGGTCCAAACAAGCAGTAGGAGCTTACAGAAGCAGCGCGGAGCAGACTAGTTTGTAAAACACAAACGAAATGACACATCgcacacgtgtatatatat from Scophthalmus maximus strain ysfricsl-2021 chromosome 9, ASM2237912v1, whole genome shotgun sequence encodes:
- the tsc22d3 gene encoding TSC22 domain family protein 3 isoform X2, with protein sequence MSTEMFAKTPMEVAVYQLHNFSISFFSSLLGGDVVSVKLDNSASGASVVAIDNKIEQAMDLVKNHLMYAVREEVEILKEQIKELAEKNNQLERENYLLKNLASPEQMEKFQSRIPADALDNQSGQGAPDQHQHQQTCNYSTGSAV